From a region of the Panicum virgatum strain AP13 chromosome 2K, P.virgatum_v5, whole genome shotgun sequence genome:
- the LOC120689501 gene encoding tRNA wybutosine-synthesizing protein 2/3/4-like isoform X3: MDFARRKAAALVALSSPAPDKSPKGGVDAPVAPLLEVLNSHPDLFTTSSCSGRVSVLAQPREGQGQAAAKPKKKARGGGWVYVSHDPADPDAVVEQLFGRSGSGAAGDELVFRFEPMIVAVECRDAAAAAALVATAISAGFRESGITSLQKRAMVAIRCSIRMEVPLGQTGEVVVSPEYVRYLVRIANSKMEANKKRMDGFLDLLQTKGLSGSSAGSNNCNGSDSQPVAHRSSMSCEVKIPLRKGAKNSNEYLVTKKRNGGNNCHSDDRGDSEIGEGSLEAQYFENQNSSWSKGLERGFGNAKRFTLEEKLPENKNYLSTAVLKISGEPIEKLFLWGQSSCVFTVGGEQRVLTFGGFGGPGRHSRRNCSLLLDHKSGSLTEMICKESPSPRMGHTVTYVGNSIYVIGGRGGPSEILDDVWVIQSTENTWLRLECSGNIFRPRHRHAAAAAASKIYVFGGLSNEGIYSCMNVFDTKSKQWSMLAAAGEWPCARHSHSLVSYGSKLFMFGGHDGQQALNDFYSFDTTTLKWNKESTNGGTPSPRFSHCMFIYKNYLGILGGCPITGNNQEVTLLNLKHGVWFSVSIPMLSQCLCVRSSSVLIEDDLVIVGGGASCYAFGTRFNEPIIIDLHSVDSMFKLDNMYGMLIQSCDATSTVDLSRDEQSGIIGHAMKSQNDARSGGFTDSDPLILQLEKKYAKLAKDILKKFGWLDLARKVRVSHDNNHVLFPVNEAFHVLNTDKRIKMEHDDSCTLGEPLAFSENKLAGDNLSLQNALKILSSCNGSFLKDELAISRKPSKSPQTIMKEFVSSLLESKGMSYQLLEQLPARWETLGDIIILPKTCFKDPLWESVGEELWPLIAKSLGAQRLARQTKSRV, from the exons ATGGATTTCGCTCgccggaaggcggcggcgctggtcgcgcTCTCATCGCCGGCGCCAGACAAGTCCCCGAAGGGAGGAGTCGACGCTCCCGTCGCCCCGCTCCTCGAAGTGCTCAACTCCCACCCGGACCTTTTCACTACCTCCTCCTGCTCCGGCCGCGTCTCCGTCCTCGCGCAGCCGCGGGAGGGCCAAGGCCAGGCCGCCGCCAAGCCGAAGAAGaaggcgcggggcggcgggtgGGTGTACGTGTCTCACGATCCCGCCGACCCGGACGCCGTGGTGGAGCAGCTATTCGGCCGgagcggctcgggagcggcggGGGACGAGCTGGTGTTCAGGTTCGAGCCGATGATCGTGGCGGTGGAGTGCAGggacgccgccgcagctgccgcACTCGTTGCCACTGCGATAAGTGCTGGGTTCCGGGAATCAG GTATCACAAGCTTGCAGAAACGAGCAATGGTGGCAATAAGATGCTCGATTCGTATGGAAGTGCCACTGGGGCAGACTGGTGAAGTTGTTGTTTCTCCAGAGTATGTCCGTTACCTTGTTAGAATTGCCAACTCTAAAATGGAGGCAAATAAAAAGCGAATGGATGGATTTCTAGATCTTTTGCAGACTAAG GGTTTGTCAGGTTCATCAGCGGGGTCAAACAATTGTAATGGAAGTGACAGTCAGCCTGTTGCTCACAGGTCTTCCATGAGCTGTGAAGTTAAGATACCATTGCGTAAAGGTGCCAAGAACAGTAATGAATACTTAGTTACAAAAAAGAGAAATGGTGGTAACAACTGTCATTCTGATGATAGAGGTGATAGTGAAATTGGGGAGGGTTCACTAGAAGCACAGTATTTTGAAAATCAAAACTCTTCATGGAGCAAGGGTCTCGAGCGTGGTTTTGGTAATGCTAAACG ATTTACACTGGAGGAGAAGTTGCCAGAAAACAAAAATTATTTATCTACTGCTGTATTGAAGATTAGTGGTGAGCCAATTGAGAAGCTCTTCTTATGGGGCCAATCATCGTGTGTGTTTACTGTTGGAGGAGAGCAACGGGTCCTAACTTTCGGCGGATTTGGAGGACCAGGAAGGCATTCAAGGAGAAATTGTTCCCTTCTGCTTGATCACAAATCTGGTTCGTTGACAGAAATGATCTGTAAAGAGTCTCCTTCACCACGGATGGGCCATACAGTTACTTATGTTGGTAATAGCATTTATGTCATTGGAGGTAGGGGTGGTCCTTCAGAAATTCTTGATGATGTCTGGGTTATACAAAGCACCGAGAATACCTGGTTAAGACTGGAGTGCAGTGGAAATATCTTCCGTCCAAG GCACCGgcatgctgcagctgcagcagcttcaaaaatatatgtctttGGCGGACTTAGTAATGAAGGCATATATTCTTGCATGAATGTATTTGACACGAAAAGTAAGCAATGGAGCatgcttgctgctgctggcgaATGGCCATGTGCTCGGCATTCACATTCTCTGGTGTCTTATGGTTCAAAGCTTTTTATGTTTGGAGGTCATGATGGTCAGCAGGCATTGAATGACTTCTACAGTTTTGATACAACAACACTCAAGTGGAACAAGGAAAGCACTAATGGGGGAACTCCGTCACCTAGGTTTTCACATTGCATGTTCATCTATAAAAATTATCTTGGGATACTTGGTGGTTGCCCTATTACTGGAAACAATCAAGAAGTCACATTGCTGAACTTAAAGCATGGAGTCTGGTTTTCTGTTTCCATCCCCATGTTGAGCCAGTGCCTCTGTGTCCGTAGCTCCTCAGTTCTCATTGAAGATGATCTTGTTATTGTAGGTGGCGGTGCATCTTGCTATGCATTTGGGACCAGATTTAATGAACCAATAATAATTGATCTGCATTCAGTGGATTCTATGTTTAAACTTGACAACATGTATGGCATGCTTATACAAAGCTGTGACGCAACGTCTACTGTTGACTTATCAAGAGATGAACAAAGTGGCATCATTGGTCATGCTATGAAATCACAAAATGATGCCCGTTCTGGTGGTTTTACTGATTCAGACCCTCTGATTCTTCAGCTGGAAAAGAAGTACGCCAAATTAGCAAAGGACAttctgaaaaagtttggatGGTTGGATCTTGCTAGAAAAGTTCGAGTGAGCCATGATAACAACCATGTTCTCTTTCCTGTTAATGAAGCCTTCCATGTCCTAAACACTGATAAGCGTATCAAGATGGAACATGATGATTCGTGTACCCTTGGAGAACCATTGGCATTTAGTGAAAATAAGCTTGCAGGAGACAACCTATCTCTTCAAAACGCATTAAAAATTCTGTCATCTTGCAATGGTTCCTTTTTGAAAGATGAACTAGCAATCAGCCGAAAGCCTTCCAAGTCTCCTCAAACCATCATGAAAGAATTTGTATCTTCTCTACTGGAAAGTAAGGGAATGTCCTATCAGTTGTTGGAGCAGCTCCCAGCAAG GTGGGAGACACTTGGTGATATCATCATACTCCCGAAGACATGTTTTAAGGATCCATTGTGGGAATCAGTTGGCGAGGAACTTTGGCCACTAATTGCCAAGTCACTCGGTGCACAACGTCTTGCACGTCAA ACCAAAAGTCGAGTCTAG
- the LOC120689501 gene encoding tRNA wybutosine-synthesizing protein 2/3/4-like isoform X1 has protein sequence MDFARRKAAALVALSSPAPDKSPKGGVDAPVAPLLEVLNSHPDLFTTSSCSGRVSVLAQPREGQGQAAAKPKKKARGGGWVYVSHDPADPDAVVEQLFGRSGSGAAGDELVFRFEPMIVAVECRDAAAAAALVATAISAGFRESGITSLQKRAMVAIRCSIRMEVPLGQTGEVVVSPEYVRYLVRIANSKMEANKKRMDGFLDLLQTKGLSGSSAGSNNCNGSDSQPVAHRSSMSCEVKIPLRKGAKNSNEYLVTKKRNGGNNCHSDDRGDSEIGEGSLEAQYFENQNSSWSKGLERGFGNAKRFTLEEKLPENKNYLSTAVLKISGEPIEKLFLWGQSSCVFTVGGEQRVLTFGGFGGPGRHSRRNCSLLLDHKSGSLTEMICKESPSPRMGHTVTYVGNSIYVIGGRGGPSEILDDVWVIQSTENTWLRLECSGNIFRPRHRHAAAAAASKIYVFGGLSNEGIYSCMNVFDTKSKQWSMLAAAGEWPCARHSHSLVSYGSKLFMFGGHDGQQALNDFYSFDTTTLKWNKESTNGGTPSPRFSHCMFIYKNYLGILGGCPITGNNQEVTLLNLKHGVWFSVSIPMLSQCLCVRSSSVLIEDDLVIVGGGASCYAFGTRFNEPIIIDLHSVDSMFKLDNMYGMLIQSCDATSTVDLSRDEQSGIIGHAMKSQNDARSGGFTDSDPLILQLEKKYAKLAKDILKKFGWLDLARKVRVSHDNNHVLFPVNEAFHVLNTDKRIKMEHDDSCTLGEPLAFSENKLAGDNLSLQNALKILSSCNGSFLKDELAISRKPSKSPQTIMKEFVSSLLESKGMSYQLLEQLPARWETLGDIIILPKTCFKDPLWESVGEELWPLIAKSLGAQRLARQGKIMPNGTRDSTLELLLGDNGWVTHHENGIRYSLDATKCMFSSGNRSEKLRMGQLNCRDEVVVDLFAGIGYFVLPFLVKANAKFVYACEWNPHALEALRRNVRDNHVEDRCIILKGDNCVTAPKGVADRVCLGLLPSSECSWATAVRALRVEGGILHIHGNVNDSDETRWLDSVVESISDIAKAHGLPWNISLDHIERVKWYGPHIRHLVVDVRCRPI, from the exons ATGGATTTCGCTCgccggaaggcggcggcgctggtcgcgcTCTCATCGCCGGCGCCAGACAAGTCCCCGAAGGGAGGAGTCGACGCTCCCGTCGCCCCGCTCCTCGAAGTGCTCAACTCCCACCCGGACCTTTTCACTACCTCCTCCTGCTCCGGCCGCGTCTCCGTCCTCGCGCAGCCGCGGGAGGGCCAAGGCCAGGCCGCCGCCAAGCCGAAGAAGaaggcgcggggcggcgggtgGGTGTACGTGTCTCACGATCCCGCCGACCCGGACGCCGTGGTGGAGCAGCTATTCGGCCGgagcggctcgggagcggcggGGGACGAGCTGGTGTTCAGGTTCGAGCCGATGATCGTGGCGGTGGAGTGCAGggacgccgccgcagctgccgcACTCGTTGCCACTGCGATAAGTGCTGGGTTCCGGGAATCAG GTATCACAAGCTTGCAGAAACGAGCAATGGTGGCAATAAGATGCTCGATTCGTATGGAAGTGCCACTGGGGCAGACTGGTGAAGTTGTTGTTTCTCCAGAGTATGTCCGTTACCTTGTTAGAATTGCCAACTCTAAAATGGAGGCAAATAAAAAGCGAATGGATGGATTTCTAGATCTTTTGCAGACTAAG GGTTTGTCAGGTTCATCAGCGGGGTCAAACAATTGTAATGGAAGTGACAGTCAGCCTGTTGCTCACAGGTCTTCCATGAGCTGTGAAGTTAAGATACCATTGCGTAAAGGTGCCAAGAACAGTAATGAATACTTAGTTACAAAAAAGAGAAATGGTGGTAACAACTGTCATTCTGATGATAGAGGTGATAGTGAAATTGGGGAGGGTTCACTAGAAGCACAGTATTTTGAAAATCAAAACTCTTCATGGAGCAAGGGTCTCGAGCGTGGTTTTGGTAATGCTAAACG ATTTACACTGGAGGAGAAGTTGCCAGAAAACAAAAATTATTTATCTACTGCTGTATTGAAGATTAGTGGTGAGCCAATTGAGAAGCTCTTCTTATGGGGCCAATCATCGTGTGTGTTTACTGTTGGAGGAGAGCAACGGGTCCTAACTTTCGGCGGATTTGGAGGACCAGGAAGGCATTCAAGGAGAAATTGTTCCCTTCTGCTTGATCACAAATCTGGTTCGTTGACAGAAATGATCTGTAAAGAGTCTCCTTCACCACGGATGGGCCATACAGTTACTTATGTTGGTAATAGCATTTATGTCATTGGAGGTAGGGGTGGTCCTTCAGAAATTCTTGATGATGTCTGGGTTATACAAAGCACCGAGAATACCTGGTTAAGACTGGAGTGCAGTGGAAATATCTTCCGTCCAAG GCACCGgcatgctgcagctgcagcagcttcaaaaatatatgtctttGGCGGACTTAGTAATGAAGGCATATATTCTTGCATGAATGTATTTGACACGAAAAGTAAGCAATGGAGCatgcttgctgctgctggcgaATGGCCATGTGCTCGGCATTCACATTCTCTGGTGTCTTATGGTTCAAAGCTTTTTATGTTTGGAGGTCATGATGGTCAGCAGGCATTGAATGACTTCTACAGTTTTGATACAACAACACTCAAGTGGAACAAGGAAAGCACTAATGGGGGAACTCCGTCACCTAGGTTTTCACATTGCATGTTCATCTATAAAAATTATCTTGGGATACTTGGTGGTTGCCCTATTACTGGAAACAATCAAGAAGTCACATTGCTGAACTTAAAGCATGGAGTCTGGTTTTCTGTTTCCATCCCCATGTTGAGCCAGTGCCTCTGTGTCCGTAGCTCCTCAGTTCTCATTGAAGATGATCTTGTTATTGTAGGTGGCGGTGCATCTTGCTATGCATTTGGGACCAGATTTAATGAACCAATAATAATTGATCTGCATTCAGTGGATTCTATGTTTAAACTTGACAACATGTATGGCATGCTTATACAAAGCTGTGACGCAACGTCTACTGTTGACTTATCAAGAGATGAACAAAGTGGCATCATTGGTCATGCTATGAAATCACAAAATGATGCCCGTTCTGGTGGTTTTACTGATTCAGACCCTCTGATTCTTCAGCTGGAAAAGAAGTACGCCAAATTAGCAAAGGACAttctgaaaaagtttggatGGTTGGATCTTGCTAGAAAAGTTCGAGTGAGCCATGATAACAACCATGTTCTCTTTCCTGTTAATGAAGCCTTCCATGTCCTAAACACTGATAAGCGTATCAAGATGGAACATGATGATTCGTGTACCCTTGGAGAACCATTGGCATTTAGTGAAAATAAGCTTGCAGGAGACAACCTATCTCTTCAAAACGCATTAAAAATTCTGTCATCTTGCAATGGTTCCTTTTTGAAAGATGAACTAGCAATCAGCCGAAAGCCTTCCAAGTCTCCTCAAACCATCATGAAAGAATTTGTATCTTCTCTACTGGAAAGTAAGGGAATGTCCTATCAGTTGTTGGAGCAGCTCCCAGCAAG GTGGGAGACACTTGGTGATATCATCATACTCCCGAAGACATGTTTTAAGGATCCATTGTGGGAATCAGTTGGCGAGGAACTTTGGCCACTAATTGCCAAGTCACTCGGTGCACAACGTCTTGCACGTCAA GGTAAAATCATGCCAAATGGTACAAGAGATAGTACACTGGAACTTCTTCTGGGTGATAATGGATGGGTTACCCATCATGAAAATGGCATCCGCTATTCGCTTGATGCAACAAAATGTATGTTTTCTTCTGGCAATCGTTCAGAGAAGCTTCGCATGGGACAGCTAAACTGTAGAGATGAGGTGGTTGTGGATTTGTTTGCCGGAATCGGATACTTTGTTCTTCCCTTTCTTGTGAA GGCTAATGCTAAGTTCGTTTATGCATGTGAATGGAATCCACATGCTTTAGAAGCTCTTCGACGCAATGTTCGTGACAACCATGTAGAAGACCGATGTATTATACTTAAAGGAGATAACTGTGTTACTGCACCCAAA GGTGTTGCTGATCGAGTTTGTCTCGGATTGTTACCCTCAAGTGAATGCAGCTGGGCCACTGCTGTTAGAGCTTTAAG GGTTGAAGGAGGCATATTGCATATACACGGCAATGTCAATGACTCAGATGAGACACGGTGGCTGGACAGTGTTGTTGAATCCATCAGTGATATTGCTAAAGCTCATG GACTACCTTGGAACATCTCTTTGGACCATATCGAACGTGTGAAATGGTATGGGCCGCATATTCGACACCTTGTGGTTGATGTTAGATGCCGGCCAATCTAA
- the LOC120689501 gene encoding tRNA wybutosine-synthesizing protein 2/3/4-like isoform X2, which yields MDFARRKAAALVALSSPAPDKSPKGGVDAPVAPLLEVLNSHPDLFTTSSCSGRVSVLAQPREGQGQAAAKPKKKARGGGWVYVSHDPADPDAVVEQLFGRSGSGAAGDELVFRFEPMIVAVECRDAAAAAALVATAISAGFRESGITSLQKRAMVAIRCSIRMEVPLGQTGEVVVSPEYVRYLVRIANSKMEANKKRMDGFLDLLQTKGLSGSSAGSNNCNGSDSQPVAHRSSMSCEVKIPLRKGAKNSNEYLVTKKRNGGNNCHSDDRGDSEIGEGSLEAQYFENQNSSWSKGLERGFGNAKRFTLEEKLPENKNYLSTAVLKISGEPIEKLFLWGQSSCVFTVGGEQRVLTFGGFGGPGRHSRRNCSLLLDHKSGSLTEMICKESPSPRMGHTVTYVGNSIYVIGGRGGPSEILDDVWVIQSTENTWLRLECSGNIFRPRHRHAAAAAASKIYVFGGLSNEGIYSCMNVFDTKSKQWSMLAAAGEWPCARHSHSLVSYGSKLFMFGGHDGQQALNDFYSFDTTTLKWNKESTNGGTPSPRFSHCMFIYKNYLGILGGCPITGNNQEVTLLNLKHGVWFSVSIPMLSQCLCVRSSSVLIEDDLVIVGGGASCYAFGTRFNEPIIIDLHSVDSMFKLDNMYGMLIQSCDATSTVDLSRDEQSGIIGHAMKSQNDARSGGFTDSDPLILQLEKKYAKLAKDILKKFGWLDLARKVRVSHDNNHVLFPVNEAFHVLNTDKRIKMEHDDSCTLGEPLAFSENKLAGDNLSLQNALKILSSCNGSFLKDELAISRKPSKSPQTIMKEFVSSLLESKGMSYQLLEQLPARWETLGDIIILPKTCFKDPLWESVGEELWPLIAKSLGAQRLARQGKIMPNGTRDSTLELLLGDNGWVTHHENGIRYSLDATKCMFSSGNRSEKLRMGQLNCRDEVVVDLFAGIGYFVLPFLVKANAKFVYACEWNPHALEALRRNVRDNHVEDRCIILKGDNCVTAPKGVADRVCLGLLPSSECSWATAVRALSIP from the exons ATGGATTTCGCTCgccggaaggcggcggcgctggtcgcgcTCTCATCGCCGGCGCCAGACAAGTCCCCGAAGGGAGGAGTCGACGCTCCCGTCGCCCCGCTCCTCGAAGTGCTCAACTCCCACCCGGACCTTTTCACTACCTCCTCCTGCTCCGGCCGCGTCTCCGTCCTCGCGCAGCCGCGGGAGGGCCAAGGCCAGGCCGCCGCCAAGCCGAAGAAGaaggcgcggggcggcgggtgGGTGTACGTGTCTCACGATCCCGCCGACCCGGACGCCGTGGTGGAGCAGCTATTCGGCCGgagcggctcgggagcggcggGGGACGAGCTGGTGTTCAGGTTCGAGCCGATGATCGTGGCGGTGGAGTGCAGggacgccgccgcagctgccgcACTCGTTGCCACTGCGATAAGTGCTGGGTTCCGGGAATCAG GTATCACAAGCTTGCAGAAACGAGCAATGGTGGCAATAAGATGCTCGATTCGTATGGAAGTGCCACTGGGGCAGACTGGTGAAGTTGTTGTTTCTCCAGAGTATGTCCGTTACCTTGTTAGAATTGCCAACTCTAAAATGGAGGCAAATAAAAAGCGAATGGATGGATTTCTAGATCTTTTGCAGACTAAG GGTTTGTCAGGTTCATCAGCGGGGTCAAACAATTGTAATGGAAGTGACAGTCAGCCTGTTGCTCACAGGTCTTCCATGAGCTGTGAAGTTAAGATACCATTGCGTAAAGGTGCCAAGAACAGTAATGAATACTTAGTTACAAAAAAGAGAAATGGTGGTAACAACTGTCATTCTGATGATAGAGGTGATAGTGAAATTGGGGAGGGTTCACTAGAAGCACAGTATTTTGAAAATCAAAACTCTTCATGGAGCAAGGGTCTCGAGCGTGGTTTTGGTAATGCTAAACG ATTTACACTGGAGGAGAAGTTGCCAGAAAACAAAAATTATTTATCTACTGCTGTATTGAAGATTAGTGGTGAGCCAATTGAGAAGCTCTTCTTATGGGGCCAATCATCGTGTGTGTTTACTGTTGGAGGAGAGCAACGGGTCCTAACTTTCGGCGGATTTGGAGGACCAGGAAGGCATTCAAGGAGAAATTGTTCCCTTCTGCTTGATCACAAATCTGGTTCGTTGACAGAAATGATCTGTAAAGAGTCTCCTTCACCACGGATGGGCCATACAGTTACTTATGTTGGTAATAGCATTTATGTCATTGGAGGTAGGGGTGGTCCTTCAGAAATTCTTGATGATGTCTGGGTTATACAAAGCACCGAGAATACCTGGTTAAGACTGGAGTGCAGTGGAAATATCTTCCGTCCAAG GCACCGgcatgctgcagctgcagcagcttcaaaaatatatgtctttGGCGGACTTAGTAATGAAGGCATATATTCTTGCATGAATGTATTTGACACGAAAAGTAAGCAATGGAGCatgcttgctgctgctggcgaATGGCCATGTGCTCGGCATTCACATTCTCTGGTGTCTTATGGTTCAAAGCTTTTTATGTTTGGAGGTCATGATGGTCAGCAGGCATTGAATGACTTCTACAGTTTTGATACAACAACACTCAAGTGGAACAAGGAAAGCACTAATGGGGGAACTCCGTCACCTAGGTTTTCACATTGCATGTTCATCTATAAAAATTATCTTGGGATACTTGGTGGTTGCCCTATTACTGGAAACAATCAAGAAGTCACATTGCTGAACTTAAAGCATGGAGTCTGGTTTTCTGTTTCCATCCCCATGTTGAGCCAGTGCCTCTGTGTCCGTAGCTCCTCAGTTCTCATTGAAGATGATCTTGTTATTGTAGGTGGCGGTGCATCTTGCTATGCATTTGGGACCAGATTTAATGAACCAATAATAATTGATCTGCATTCAGTGGATTCTATGTTTAAACTTGACAACATGTATGGCATGCTTATACAAAGCTGTGACGCAACGTCTACTGTTGACTTATCAAGAGATGAACAAAGTGGCATCATTGGTCATGCTATGAAATCACAAAATGATGCCCGTTCTGGTGGTTTTACTGATTCAGACCCTCTGATTCTTCAGCTGGAAAAGAAGTACGCCAAATTAGCAAAGGACAttctgaaaaagtttggatGGTTGGATCTTGCTAGAAAAGTTCGAGTGAGCCATGATAACAACCATGTTCTCTTTCCTGTTAATGAAGCCTTCCATGTCCTAAACACTGATAAGCGTATCAAGATGGAACATGATGATTCGTGTACCCTTGGAGAACCATTGGCATTTAGTGAAAATAAGCTTGCAGGAGACAACCTATCTCTTCAAAACGCATTAAAAATTCTGTCATCTTGCAATGGTTCCTTTTTGAAAGATGAACTAGCAATCAGCCGAAAGCCTTCCAAGTCTCCTCAAACCATCATGAAAGAATTTGTATCTTCTCTACTGGAAAGTAAGGGAATGTCCTATCAGTTGTTGGAGCAGCTCCCAGCAAG GTGGGAGACACTTGGTGATATCATCATACTCCCGAAGACATGTTTTAAGGATCCATTGTGGGAATCAGTTGGCGAGGAACTTTGGCCACTAATTGCCAAGTCACTCGGTGCACAACGTCTTGCACGTCAA GGTAAAATCATGCCAAATGGTACAAGAGATAGTACACTGGAACTTCTTCTGGGTGATAATGGATGGGTTACCCATCATGAAAATGGCATCCGCTATTCGCTTGATGCAACAAAATGTATGTTTTCTTCTGGCAATCGTTCAGAGAAGCTTCGCATGGGACAGCTAAACTGTAGAGATGAGGTGGTTGTGGATTTGTTTGCCGGAATCGGATACTTTGTTCTTCCCTTTCTTGTGAA GGCTAATGCTAAGTTCGTTTATGCATGTGAATGGAATCCACATGCTTTAGAAGCTCTTCGACGCAATGTTCGTGACAACCATGTAGAAGACCGATGTATTATACTTAAAGGAGATAACTGTGTTACTGCACCCAAA GGTGTTGCTGATCGAGTTTGTCTCGGATTGTTACCCTCAAGTGAATGCAGCTGGGCCACTGCTGTTAGAGCTTTAAG TATCCCATAA